The proteins below come from a single Drosophila busckii strain San Diego stock center, stock number 13000-0081.31 chromosome X, ASM1175060v1, whole genome shotgun sequence genomic window:
- the LOC108604916 gene encoding uncharacterized protein LOC108604916, with protein MSVETTPAAPAALATANLANIVNILGSNVRDESSPQGGRTPLGSSRNVRLASSGQPRRSACSSYVPKSPQLEEIILAEPSCTERFARYFVIVIYLCGLCSLGFFLSIYHVFFWESRMPPVFKGQKKPSPPAFG; from the coding sequence ATGTCTGTGGAGACAACGCCGGCTGCTCCCGCGGCACTAGCCACCGCCAATTTGGCCAACATTGTTAACATTTTGGGCTCCAATGTGCGCGACGAGTCGTCGCCCCAAGGCGGCCGCACGCCTCtgggcagcagccgcaacgtgcgcttggccagcagcgGGCAGCCGCGCCGCAGCGCCTGCTCCTCGTATGTGCCCAAGTCGCCGCAGCTGGAGGAGATCATCTTGGCCGAGCCGAGCTGCACCGAGCGCTTCGCTCGCTACTTTGTCATTGTCATTTACTTGTGTGGGCTCTGTAGCTTGGGCTTCTTCCTGTCCATCTACCATGTGTTCTTCTGGGAGTCGCGCATGCCGCCTGTCTTCAAGGGCCAAAAGAAGCCGTCGCCGCCGGCCTTTGGCTAA